The Chrysiogenia bacterium DNA window ACTAACGCCGCATGCTGCACAGGCCCGGCGGATCCCCCTCTTACCCTGCCGAGTGGAACAACTGCTTGGTTGTAAATTCTACTGGCGCATTATAAGGCAATTTCAGCCCCCACGCAATGAAATTGCCGGGAAGGCTGGTAATCGGTAGCGATCGGGACCGCATTACGCCGTGTTTGAAACTGTGGGGGCCGCCGCGGGTTTCGGGCCCTGCTGCATGCTCATGAGCGTCTTCATCAGAAAGGGCTTGGCCAGCATGAACATGTTGGCCGTCTTGTCGATCTGGGTGGCCAGGCCCGAGATGAGCGAGAACGTCCTGCCGTACAGTACGATGTCGTTGGGAATCACGATGCCTTCGAGCTTGTCCAGGGTCTCCAGCACGTCCTCGCGGATCTTGCGGAAGTCCAGCTCACGCGCCTGTTGGGGGGAGAGTTCGAAATACTCGGTGAAGAAGTCCTTGAGGATCGGGCGGATGTGGGCGGCATTGCGCTCATCGACGATTCCAAGATTGATGAGCTCGGGCAGGAACTTGTCCACATCGCGCGAGAGGAAGGCAAAGGCTGCCTTGAGCAGCTTGGCGTGGAATTCCCGTGGCAGGATCTTTACCTGACCGAAGTCGAGCAGGCAGACCTGGACCTTGCCCTCGTGCATCCGGAACAGCAGGTTGCCCGGGTGGGGGTCGGACTGGAAGATGCCGTCCTCGTACATCATCTTCGTGAAGGCGTTGAGGATAACCTCGAGCACCTCGCGCCGGTCGATTCCCAGCTCGATCATCTTCTTGAAGTTCGTGATTTTGTAGCCGTCGAAGAACTCGGTGCAGATCACCCCGCGCGTCGTATATTCATCGAGCACCCGGGGCGTGCAGAACTGGGGAAACCCGTTCATGTTCTCGTAGATGGTGCGGGTGTAATTGGCTTCCTGCTCGTAGTTGAGCTCAGTCTCCAGCGCGCGGCGCATCTCC harbors:
- a CDS encoding AarF/ABC1/UbiB kinase family protein translates to MTGKYLWHGIARLFLVSSTLAPIYFEYLWFWLRRKYFGRKTTREEWKTAHAKNAEKFYQLAVRMKGGLIKVGQLISARVDIVPRTWTQSLSRLQDKVTPQDWSVIEGQLMREYGRHPEEIFASIEHEALAAASFGQVHKAVTKDGTDVCLKIRYPDLEMKLKIDLFLFGTAVYLFNLFTPLADLRPVYWEMRRALETELNYEQEANYTRTIYENMNGFPQFCTPRVLDEYTTRGVICTEFFDGYKITNFKKMIELGIDRREVLEVILNAFTKMMYEDGIFQSDPHPGNLLFRMHEGKVQVCLLDFGQVKILPREFHAKLLKAAFAFLSRDVDKFLPELINLGIVDERNAAHIRPILKDFFTEYFELSPQQARELDFRKIREDVLETLDKLEGIVIPNDIVLYGRTFSLISGLATQIDKTANMFMLAKPFLMKTLMSMQQGPKPAAAPTVSNTA